The DNA window TATGACACTATCATGGTTAATTACAGTATTTGCTAAAATAACCACTTGATTGCCTATTCTAACATTATTACAAACTGTTACATTTTGTAAAATCACACTACCTGTACCTATTACCGCACTTCTGGATACATACGCAGTAGGATGTATAACTGTAATAAACCGATTGAGAGAAATATGTTTGAGAAGGCTGGATTTTTGTAAATATGTGCGAGCGCTGCCTATTGCAGTAGCAAAAAATACTTCATCATCAAAATTTGAGGCATGCGTTAGTTTACCTAAAACTTTGCAATCAGCATAAATAGTTTTACCTTGTAATTCATCTTTGTCATCTAAAAAGCCTAAGCATTGATACTTCTGTGTGCCTAAACTTTGATTGATATCTAAAAGAGTGTCTAAAATATCAATACCGTTTCCTGTGGCGCCTAAAATGACTACTTTAATGGGCTGCATAACACAATAGAGTAAATTAAAAGTTTTTCCACATCATAGACTCTTTGGGTAAGGGGGAGCGCTCCGCATATTTAGCAGTAGGTTTTTTACAATAATACTGTAAGACTTCGCCCATCGGGCGAAAATAAATTAACTGACCAATAGGCATACCTGCATACACTCGTACAGGTTGAGTTACAGAGATTTCCAGTGTCCAATGGTTACAAAATCCGATATCCCCTTTACCTGCGGTGGCATGAATATCTATGCCTAGCCTGCCCACAGAGCTTTTACCTTCTAAAAAAGGTACAGCATTAAAAGTTTCTGTATATTCTATGGTTGAGCCTAAATACAAGCGATTAGGTAAAAGAATGTAACCCTCTTCGGGTATTTCAAAATGAATGACAGGGTTATGCTTTTTTGCGTCTAAGATTTCATCTCGGTATATAGCTAAATGCTTACTTAAATGAACATCGTAGCTGTTGGTACCTAAACAGTTTCGGTCAAAAGGTTCTATTTTTATGTTACCTTTTTCTATTTCAGCTAAAATTTGGGCATCCGTTAGAATCATATTGCAAAAATAAAGATAGTGCTTGCTTGTAACAAGCACTACCCTTTTTGAAACACTGTCAGTATTTATTCTGTTTTATTTTCGGTTTGGTTATTTGAGCTGCTGTCTTGTGAAGAGGTGGCTGCTTTTTCTGTTTGTCTTTTGGCTATTTGGATGGCTTTGAGTTCTGCTTTGAGCTGTTCTATTTTTTCGGTTAGTTTATCTATTTGGGCTTGAACTGTGCTTCTTAGGCTATCCCCTGCTTTCCCTTTGGCAA is part of the Bacteroidia bacterium genome and encodes:
- a CDS encoding NeuD/PglB/VioB family sugar acetyltransferase; its protein translation is MQPIKVVILGATGNGIDILDTLLDINQSLGTQKYQCLGFLDDKDELQGKTIYADCKVLGKLTHASNFDDEVFFATAIGSARTYLQKSSLLKHISLNRFITVIHPTAYVSRSAVIGTGSVILQNVTVCNNVRIGNQVVILANTVINHDSVIDSFTNIASGVSVSGGVRIGQNCYIGTNVAIKESVTIGEKSLVGMGSNVLADIPANSLVWGNPAKIIDRVAF
- the dcd gene encoding dCTP deaminase; amino-acid sequence: MILTDAQILAEIEKGNIKIEPFDRNCLGTNSYDVHLSKHLAIYRDEILDAKKHNPVIHFEIPEEGYILLPNRLYLGSTIEYTETFNAVPFLEGKSSVGRLGIDIHATAGKGDIGFCNHWTLEISVTQPVRVYAGMPIGQLIYFRPMGEVLQYYCKKPTAKYAERSPLPKESMMWKNF